One stretch of Erythrolamprus reginae isolate rEryReg1 chromosome 7, rEryReg1.hap1, whole genome shotgun sequence DNA includes these proteins:
- the LOC139170285 gene encoding uncharacterized protein isoform X1, with protein sequence MFQIKCLVKRSQTLSVPRLAAYLKFSSPTMKTTMTTAATFEDHQNDKPGQLFLPAPDAEGNINGRAAPLRTPSATDARREATSPPLAVLPCQMTTLLHKVNSLPFLLPEPTVQGRRGFRRPWNARGNFARTNRNQEPVDWDLPGGNSHSSAASALPSPGHGSNASAGREEPSSLVDTQVMSDPRRSDRTSRRPPHLEDFVTYLTE encoded by the exons ATGTTCCAAATAAAATGCCTAGTCAAGAG ATCACAGACTCTCAGCGTCCCTCGGCTCGCCGCCTACCTGAAGTTCAGCTCGCCGACTATGAAGACTACAATGACCACTGCTGCTACCTTCGAGGACCACCAGAACGACAAGCCAGGtcaacttttcctgcctgcgccGGATGCAGAGGGCAACATCAACGGtcgcgctgcccctttaaggacgccttctgctacagatgcgagaagagaggccacatcgccgccgcttgccGTGCTGCCTTGCCAGATGACAACTCTTCTCCACAAGGTCAACAGCCTTCCTTTCCTGCTCCCCGAGCCTACCGTCCAAGGCCGACGGGGTTTCCGCCGGccttggaatgccagag ggaatttcgcaaggACAAACAGGAACCAGGAAccagttgattgggacttacctgggggaaatagccactccagcgctgcctcagctctgccatctcctggtcaTGGGAGCAACGCGTCTGCAGGACGAGAGGAACCATCTTCGTTGGTGGACACACAAGTCATGAGCGACCCTAGACGGTCAGATCGGACTTCGCGAAGACCCCCTCACTTAGAAGACTTTGTTACTTACTTGACCgaataa
- the LOC139170285 gene encoding uncharacterized protein isoform X2 → MPSQEITDSQRPSARRLPEVQLADYEDYNDHCCYLRGPPERQARSTFPACAGCRGQHQRSRCPFKDAFCYRCEKRGHIAAACRAALPDDNSSPQGNFARTNRNQEPVDWDLPGGNSHSSAASALPSPGHGSNASAGREEPSSLVDTQVMSDPRRSDRTSRRPPHLEDFVTYLTE, encoded by the exons ATGCCTAGTCAAGAG ATCACAGACTCTCAGCGTCCCTCGGCTCGCCGCCTACCTGAAGTTCAGCTCGCCGACTATGAAGACTACAATGACCACTGCTGCTACCTTCGAGGACCACCAGAACGACAAGCCAGGtcaacttttcctgcctgcgccGGATGCAGAGGGCAACATCAACGGtcgcgctgcccctttaaggacgccttctgctacagatgcgagaagagaggccacatcgccgccgcttgccGTGCTGCCTTGCCAGATGACAACTCTTCTCCACAAG ggaatttcgcaaggACAAACAGGAACCAGGAAccagttgattgggacttacctgggggaaatagccactccagcgctgcctcagctctgccatctcctggtcaTGGGAGCAACGCGTCTGCAGGACGAGAGGAACCATCTTCGTTGGTGGACACACAAGTCATGAGCGACCCTAGACGGTCAGATCGGACTTCGCGAAGACCCCCTCACTTAGAAGACTTTGTTACTTACTTGACCgaataa
- the LOC139170285 gene encoding uncharacterized protein isoform X3, producing the protein MPSQEITDSQRPSARRLPEVQLADYEDYNDHCCYLRGPPERQARSTFPACAGCRGQHQRSRCPFKDAFCYRCEKRGHIAAACRAALPDDNSSPQGQQPSFPAPRAYRPRPTGFPPALECQREFRKDKQEPGTS; encoded by the exons ATGCCTAGTCAAGAG ATCACAGACTCTCAGCGTCCCTCGGCTCGCCGCCTACCTGAAGTTCAGCTCGCCGACTATGAAGACTACAATGACCACTGCTGCTACCTTCGAGGACCACCAGAACGACAAGCCAGGtcaacttttcctgcctgcgccGGATGCAGAGGGCAACATCAACGGtcgcgctgcccctttaaggacgccttctgctacagatgcgagaagagaggccacatcgccgccgcttgccGTGCTGCCTTGCCAGATGACAACTCTTCTCCACAAGGTCAACAGCCTTCCTTTCCTGCTCCCCGAGCCTACCGTCCAAGGCCGACGGGGTTTCCGCCGGccttggaatgccagag ggaatttcgcaaggACAAACAGGAACCAGGAAccagttga